A region of the Chryseobacterium cucumeris genome:
AAAGGATTTGTAGATTTCATCGTAAAAAGAACTGAAATTCAGGATACTGTTGCCAAAACAGTTAATTTATTAGCTGTAAAAGCATAGTATCTGTAACAAAAACAATACAATCTCTCTCTAATTAGGGAGAGATTTTTATTTATGAGGACTTTTAAGATATTTTTCAATACCATCAGAAGCATGAGTTTTAAAAAGATTATGCGTCTTTTATCACTGATCCTTCCCCATCCTCTTTTCGCTTTACTGAGTTTTTATGCAACAGTAAAAGCGTTTTCCATTGCACAGAAAAAATTCCCTGATACAGCCTCCAACAATGGAATTGGAAACGCCTTCAGACATGCGCTGTGGTGCTGCTTCATTATGATGTACTGCTGTAAAATTTCTTCTCCGAAAAAAGCACTGGATTTCTGCAAAAGAATAACAGATATGCATGAAGAGCTTTTTCCGAATGAACCTTTGGAAACCAAAATGGATCTCC
Encoded here:
- a CDS encoding DUF6973 domain-containing protein; its protein translation is MRTFKIFFNTIRSMSFKKIMRLLSLILPHPLFALLSFYATVKAFSIAQKKFPDTASNNGIGNAFRHALWCCFIMMYCCKISSPKKALDFCKRITDMHEELFPNEPLETKMDLHNNKIGMDYFMEILPGIHRQFFEKSFFVDALIKKMDEAKVLKNLDDDFEGHLVYLKE